In Flammeovirgaceae bacterium 311, one DNA window encodes the following:
- a CDS encoding hypothetical protein (COG0438 Glycosyltransferase) — MNYLNIRKAASSESCKRISLTVSVSALLSVALFSACESPGDLIHPNGMSGINTATAINSPVAYSNTGNVVEVQTEHMNFIMPDEIPSGWTTFRYQNSSHKTHFFLLEKMPVFEGEQKGIEDYEEQIAPVFQNAMDLINEGKVDEGFAEFARFPAWASQIIYTGGVGLVAPGETAQVTLRLDPGLYVIECYVKTNGRFHSVDGMVKEMLVTEASSNALPPKKSTLHMTLSSTGGIEIEGKLRPGLHTIAVHFKDQVVHEHALGHDVHLVKLADDTNLEELEAWMNWINPHGLETPAPATFLAGVQEMPAGNTAYLSMVLKPGRYAWISEVPNASSKGMLKTFTIPAGGN, encoded by the coding sequence ATGAACTATCTCAACATCAGGAAAGCTGCCAGCAGTGAATCCTGTAAAAGGATAAGCCTAACTGTATCAGTAAGTGCCTTATTATCAGTAGCCCTATTTTCAGCTTGCGAGAGCCCCGGCGATTTAATACACCCTAATGGAATGAGCGGTATTAACACAGCAACTGCCATAAACTCCCCAGTCGCCTATTCCAATACCGGAAATGTAGTAGAGGTACAAACTGAGCATATGAACTTTATCATGCCAGATGAGATACCCTCCGGCTGGACTACCTTCCGTTACCAGAATTCATCACATAAAACACACTTTTTCCTACTGGAAAAAATGCCTGTTTTCGAAGGAGAGCAGAAAGGAATTGAAGACTATGAAGAACAGATAGCTCCTGTCTTTCAGAACGCCATGGACCTGATAAATGAAGGCAAAGTAGACGAGGGTTTTGCGGAGTTTGCCAGATTCCCTGCCTGGGCCTCACAAATTATTTACACCGGAGGCGTGGGGTTGGTTGCTCCCGGAGAAACAGCGCAAGTAACCCTCCGCCTGGATCCTGGCCTGTACGTGATCGAGTGCTATGTTAAAACAAACGGAAGGTTCCATTCTGTAGATGGTATGGTAAAGGAAATGCTCGTAACAGAAGCCTCCTCCAATGCGCTGCCACCCAAGAAGTCCACCCTGCACATGACATTATCAAGTACGGGTGGTATTGAAATTGAAGGGAAACTGAGGCCAGGCCTTCATACCATAGCGGTACATTTTAAGGACCAGGTAGTGCATGAACATGCCCTGGGTCATGATGTTCACCTGGTAAAGCTAGCAGACGACACCAATTTAGAAGAGCTTGAAGCCTGGATGAACTGGATAAATCCCCATGGATTAGAAACACCTGCCCCTGCAACGTTCCTGGCAGGTGTGCAGGAAATGCCAGCCGGTAATACAGCTTACCTAAGCATGGTGCTTAAACCGGGCCGTTATGCCTGGATATCCGAAGTGCCAAATGCTTCTTCAAAAGGAATGCTCAAAACATTCACAATTCCTGCTGGGGGAAATTAA
- a CDS encoding transcriptional regulator (COG3629 DNA-binding transcriptional activator of the SARP family) encodes MTKLYVLGPAELRNAEGELEHSFLAGPKRLALLTYLLLSRPRGFHRRDSLLPLFWPEQDQKSARNALSNMLYHIRKTLGGEAIENRGSEEIKIIPEIFWSDALAFEKALQEGDYQSAVKLYRSDLLKAFHVHDASSEFDYWLEQERGRFSTLATEAYWALAEKALREHDQASAMKWAKKAGALNPFAEQVQLQLILFLEELGEITAALEVYHTYVKLIAREEETPGSEIRRLAESLETKTYILPAPVRKELISSPKCQQPSIAVLPFESLGTQKNTAFTDAIYGDILTRLSQVSELFVTSRTSSQHYKSTKKQLPDIAQELGVVWILTGEVQEEDQRVKVSVRLVNALEHRHVWADIFERNLTAGELFHIQADIIQKIAEALKMKLSLQEEKAIRQAPTTSLEAFRLHAYARWSLDQRTEKGMRMAEDYFRQAIAHDAEYAQAWLGLADALTLLHDYSYAASQPEILSEAERAINMALSLNPTLAEAYASLGLLYATRRKGAEAIHYLKKAVALQPAYADAHAWLSWVHQLMGELEQGLESAQIGVSYNPLSQETLSNLCLALINKRDYSSALIEAERLLLLQPDFATAQFYQALALYHLKRYEDAKAVLQDLQEPWAGNGPLVTYGLCCLQLGDAVETEKLMKTIRGDTFAYGLLQAAKGQPEAAMTLFRQVVHWDYWAMLSVHYLYPAILDPIRQDKRFSEVLIQLNSSWGISQRKAASVHHQQELAILSNGDKPVTPDLSNTDMRSVETKNPSQSSIAVLPFDALLMQEPELAEGIHGDLLAGLGKVKTLQLISRSSVTYFKKSQKSPSEIGRTLHVFWLIKGKVSRVDDEIRVVVSLIHASSEEQVWSKTYQRALTAENIFAIVASIMHDLLEILNVHTISQKNLQASQPSTMNLQAYRLYSQGRSSLDQRTEAGLYQGLDCFEDCLSHDPQYALAWAGLADALSLLQFYGFTIPKSSTDAFSAAKLAVSLCSDMSEAHAALGVVHANRQEGAAALKALEHAASLAPGYAEVRCWLGWLYLILGKPKAALEPAEQAVRLNPLAPAFRAFLSEIYLANGLYEKALYEARRAREIKPDYGVAYFMEGLAFYHNGQLKEALEIFEQALYLASAMGTPSQAEVKIGLAFTYSALDEWGKVQEIRNQTYGRIDPFSLAMLQALQGELSEAFETFSRVEDWSSFSTEQLRYFFPDALNSFRTEPHYQKLISQLNLAWGLQANGSLP; translated from the coding sequence ATGACAAAATTATATGTACTAGGACCTGCTGAATTACGGAATGCTGAGGGAGAACTGGAGCATTCTTTTCTTGCAGGCCCTAAAAGACTAGCCCTGCTAACATATTTATTGCTCAGCAGGCCCCGCGGTTTTCATCGCAGGGATAGCCTCTTGCCCCTGTTTTGGCCCGAACAGGATCAGAAAAGCGCCCGGAATGCCCTTAGCAATATGCTTTATCATATCAGGAAAACATTAGGCGGGGAGGCTATTGAAAACCGGGGTTCTGAAGAGATCAAGATCATTCCGGAAATTTTTTGGTCCGATGCACTGGCGTTTGAAAAAGCCCTGCAGGAGGGAGACTATCAAAGTGCTGTAAAGCTCTACCGCAGTGATCTGCTCAAGGCTTTCCATGTTCATGATGCTTCCAGTGAATTTGATTATTGGCTGGAGCAGGAAAGAGGCAGATTTAGCACGCTGGCCACCGAAGCCTACTGGGCACTGGCAGAAAAAGCGCTTAGAGAACATGATCAGGCTTCGGCCATGAAGTGGGCAAAAAAAGCAGGAGCACTAAACCCCTTTGCAGAGCAGGTACAACTGCAGCTCATCCTGTTTTTGGAAGAGCTGGGGGAGATCACTGCCGCCCTGGAGGTGTACCATACTTATGTTAAACTCATTGCAAGAGAGGAAGAAACTCCTGGATCAGAAATAAGGAGGTTGGCAGAATCACTTGAAACCAAAACCTATATATTGCCTGCACCTGTCCGTAAGGAGCTTATTTCATCCCCAAAATGCCAGCAGCCTTCAATAGCCGTACTGCCTTTCGAAAGCCTGGGCACGCAAAAAAATACTGCATTTACAGATGCGATCTATGGTGATATCCTTACCAGGTTATCGCAGGTTTCTGAACTTTTCGTCACCTCCAGAACCTCTTCTCAGCATTACAAAAGCACAAAGAAACAGCTGCCGGATATTGCACAGGAGTTAGGGGTGGTGTGGATACTTACCGGCGAAGTACAGGAAGAGGATCAGCGGGTAAAGGTGAGTGTCAGGCTTGTAAACGCGCTGGAACACAGGCATGTATGGGCAGATATATTTGAGCGTAATCTTACGGCTGGTGAACTTTTTCACATACAGGCCGACATAATTCAGAAAATAGCTGAAGCACTCAAAATGAAACTTTCTCTCCAGGAGGAAAAAGCCATAAGACAGGCACCTACCACCAGCCTGGAGGCGTTTAGGCTACATGCCTATGCCAGGTGGAGCCTGGACCAGCGTACTGAAAAGGGTATGCGCATGGCAGAAGACTATTTCCGGCAAGCCATTGCGCATGATGCGGAATATGCTCAAGCCTGGCTGGGGCTGGCCGATGCCTTAACACTGCTGCATGATTATAGTTATGCAGCTTCGCAACCGGAAATACTTTCGGAAGCAGAACGGGCAATCAATATGGCGCTAAGCCTTAACCCTACACTGGCAGAAGCCTATGCATCGCTTGGGCTGCTGTACGCTACCAGAAGAAAAGGTGCTGAGGCTATTCACTATTTAAAAAAAGCTGTTGCTTTGCAGCCTGCCTATGCCGATGCTCATGCCTGGTTAAGCTGGGTGCACCAGCTCATGGGCGAGCTGGAGCAGGGGCTTGAAAGCGCTCAAATAGGGGTCAGCTATAATCCTTTGTCGCAGGAGACACTTAGCAATTTGTGCTTAGCTTTAATCAACAAACGTGACTATTCCAGTGCACTGATTGAAGCCGAGCGGTTACTGCTGCTGCAACCAGATTTTGCAACTGCCCAATTTTATCAAGCCTTAGCCCTCTACCACCTGAAAAGGTACGAAGACGCTAAAGCTGTGCTTCAGGATCTGCAGGAGCCATGGGCCGGGAATGGTCCACTGGTAACTTATGGGTTATGTTGTCTGCAATTAGGAGATGCTGTGGAAACAGAAAAGCTGATGAAAACCATCAGGGGAGATACTTTTGCATATGGGTTACTCCAGGCAGCTAAGGGACAGCCGGAAGCCGCTATGACACTCTTTCGCCAGGTTGTTCATTGGGACTATTGGGCAATGCTCTCTGTACATTATCTTTACCCGGCTATACTTGATCCAATCAGGCAGGATAAACGCTTTAGCGAAGTCCTAATACAGCTCAACAGCAGCTGGGGAATCAGCCAGCGAAAGGCTGCTTCAGTGCATCATCAGCAAGAACTTGCCATCCTCAGCAATGGAGATAAACCTGTTACGCCTGATTTGTCTAATACTGATATGAGGAGTGTGGAAACAAAAAATCCATCCCAAAGCAGTATAGCCGTGTTGCCATTTGATGCACTGCTCATGCAGGAACCCGAACTTGCAGAAGGCATTCACGGAGATCTTTTGGCAGGACTAGGCAAGGTGAAAACGCTGCAGCTCATTTCCCGCAGTTCGGTGACTTACTTTAAGAAAAGCCAAAAATCACCTTCAGAAATAGGGCGGACATTGCATGTTTTTTGGCTTATAAAGGGAAAAGTTAGCAGGGTGGATGATGAGATCAGGGTGGTCGTTTCACTGATACATGCTTCTAGCGAAGAGCAGGTATGGTCAAAGACTTATCAGCGTGCATTAACCGCTGAAAACATCTTTGCCATCGTAGCATCTATCATGCATGATCTACTCGAGATTCTAAATGTACATACAATCTCCCAGAAGAATCTACAGGCATCCCAGCCTTCAACAATGAATCTGCAAGCATACCGCCTCTACAGCCAGGGCCGCAGTAGCCTTGATCAACGCACAGAGGCAGGGCTTTATCAGGGCCTTGATTGCTTCGAGGATTGCCTGTCTCATGATCCGCAATATGCCCTTGCATGGGCTGGTCTGGCCGATGCCCTTTCACTGCTGCAATTTTATGGCTTTACCATTCCTAAAAGCAGTACTGACGCTTTTTCTGCTGCTAAGCTGGCTGTGAGCCTCTGCAGCGATATGAGCGAAGCGCATGCTGCACTTGGCGTTGTACATGCTAACCGGCAGGAGGGGGCAGCTGCACTCAAAGCCTTGGAACATGCCGCCTCACTGGCTCCAGGCTATGCAGAGGTTCGCTGCTGGTTAGGTTGGCTTTATCTTATACTTGGAAAGCCTAAGGCAGCGCTGGAACCAGCCGAACAGGCTGTAAGGCTAAACCCGCTGGCCCCTGCATTCAGAGCCTTTCTTTCTGAAATTTATCTGGCAAATGGTCTTTATGAGAAAGCGCTTTATGAGGCCAGGAGGGCCCGTGAAATTAAACCCGATTATGGAGTAGCCTATTTTATGGAGGGGCTGGCTTTTTATCATAATGGACAGCTAAAGGAGGCACTGGAAATCTTTGAGCAGGCGCTGTACCTTGCCTCCGCTATGGGAACACCCAGTCAGGCAGAGGTGAAAATCGGTTTGGCATTCACCTACAGTGCACTGGATGAATGGGGAAAGGTGCAGGAAATCAGGAATCAAACCTATGGCAGGATTGACCCTTTTTCACTTGCGATGCTACAGGCCCTGCAGGGAGAGCTAAGTGAAGCCTTCGAAACTTTCTCGCGCGTTGAAGACTGGAGTTCTTTTTCAACCGAACAATTGCGTTATTTTTTTCCAGATGCCTTGAATTCTTTTAGAACAGAGCCGCATTATCAGAAACTTATATCACAGTTAAATCTGGCCTGGGGACTGCAGGCAAATGGTAGTCTGCCTTGA